One Loxodonta africana isolate mLoxAfr1 chromosome 4, mLoxAfr1.hap2, whole genome shotgun sequence genomic region harbors:
- the LOC100667084 gene encoding olfactory receptor 9K2-like → MGDRETRNHSEVTDFILVGFRVSPELHILLFLLFLLVYAVILLGNLGMMTIIMTDPQLNTPMYFFLGNLSFTDLFYSSVIAPKAMINFWSESKSISFAGCVTQLFLFALFIVTEGFLLAAMAYDRFIAICNPLLYSVQMSTLLCTQLVAGSYFCGCISSVLLTSITFTLPFCASRAIDHFYCDSRPLQRISCSDLYFYKMVFFSLSSSIILPTIIVIIISYMYIVSTVLKIRSTEGRKKAFSTCSSHLGVVSVLYGAVFFMYLTPDRFPELSKVASLCYTLVTPMLNPLIYSLRNKDVKEALRKILKKKSFI, encoded by the coding sequence ATGGGTGACAGGGAAACAAGAAATCATTCAGAAGTGACTGACTTCATTCTTGTTGGCTTCAGAGTCAGCCCAGAGCTGCatattctcctcttcctcctattTCTGCTTGTGTATGCCGTGATACTTCTAGGGAACCTTGGGATGATGACCATTATCATGACTGATCCCCAGCTGAACACaccaatgtatttcttcctaggCAACCTCTCCTTCACTGATCTCTTCTATTCCTCTGTGATTGCGCCCAAGGCTATGATCAACTTCTGGTCTGAGAGCAAATCTATCTCCTTTGCAGGCTGTGTGACTCAGCTTTTTCTCTTTGCCCTCTTCATTGTGACTGAGGGATTTCTTCTGGCAGCCATGGCTTATGACCGCTTCATTGCCATCTGCAATCCACTCCTCTACTCTGTCCAGATGTCAACACTTCTCTGCACTCAGTTAGTGGCTGGTTCCTATTTCTGTGGCTGCATCAGTTCAGTTCTTCTGACCAGCATAACATTCACCTTACCCTTTTGTGCTTCTCGAGCCATTGACCATTTCTACTGTGATAGTCGCCCACTTCAGAGGATTTCATGTTCAGATCTCTATTTCTATAAAatggtgtttttttctttatccagtaGCATCATTTTGCCTACCATCATAGTCATTATTATTTCTTACATGTATATTGTGTCTACAGTTCTCAAGATACGCTCCACTGAGGGACGTAAGAAAGCCTTCTCCACTTGTAGCTCCCACCTGGGAGTCGTAAGTGTGCTGTATGGTGCTGTCTTTTTTATGTATCTGACTCCTGACAGATTTCCTGAACTGAGTAAAGTGGCCTCCTTATGTTACACCCTAGTCACCCCCATGTTGAATCCTTTGATTTATTCTttgagaaacaaagatgtcaaagAAGCTCTGAGAAAGATCctgaagaaaaaaagttttatttaa